The following are encoded in a window of Streptomyces sp. 11x1 genomic DNA:
- a CDS encoding phospholipid carrier-dependent glycosyltransferase, with the protein MTSTASSTDTRQDQATEDPRPSWQHRLRRFGYTAAPRSDVRTRLVPPYTRPGPRLWAVLGVREEVAARLVRWSSWGGPLLVTLLAGLMRFHNLGSPRAVIFDETYYAKDAWAIVHRGYEVNWAKNANELILQNNGNVPIPTDAAYVVHPPVGKYVIGLGELMFGFDPFGWRFMTALLGTLSVLMLCRIGRRIFRSTFLGCLAGALMAVDGLHFVMSRTALLDQVLMFFVLAAFGCLVIDRDRARARLAAALPPDGDGIVRPNSLIAETTRLGWRPYRWLAGLCLGLALGTKWNALYFMVFLGIMTVLWDYAARKVAGARRPLIATMQRDLGLAFLSTVPVMIATYLVSWTGWILSPDDGSGGYYRNWAATEGKGGWFSWLPDWLRSLWHYEHAVYEFHVGLSSPHTYQSNPWSWIVLGRPVSYFYESPSPGKDGCAADTADKCAREVLAIGTPLLWWAAAFAVVYVLWRWFFRRDWRAGAIACGIAAGYLPWFLYQERTIFFFYAVVFLPFLCLAVTMMIGAILGPPGAPERRRVAGAAAAGVLFLLITWNFIYFWPLYTGEPIPIDNWRSRMWMDTWV; encoded by the coding sequence GTGACCAGTACCGCGTCCTCCACGGACACCCGGCAGGACCAGGCCACCGAAGACCCGCGGCCGTCGTGGCAGCACCGCCTGCGCCGTTTCGGCTACACGGCGGCGCCGAGAAGCGACGTCCGCACCCGGCTGGTGCCCCCGTACACCCGTCCCGGCCCGCGCCTCTGGGCCGTCCTCGGCGTGCGCGAGGAGGTCGCGGCCCGCCTCGTCCGCTGGTCGTCGTGGGGCGGTCCCCTGCTGGTCACGCTGCTCGCCGGACTGATGCGGTTCCACAACCTGGGCAGCCCCAGGGCGGTGATATTCGACGAGACGTACTACGCCAAGGACGCGTGGGCGATCGTGCACCGCGGTTACGAGGTCAACTGGGCCAAGAACGCCAATGAGCTGATCCTCCAGAACAACGGGAACGTCCCGATCCCGACGGACGCGGCGTACGTCGTGCACCCGCCCGTCGGCAAGTACGTGATCGGCCTGGGCGAGCTGATGTTCGGCTTCGACCCGTTCGGCTGGCGCTTCATGACGGCCCTGCTCGGCACGCTCTCCGTCCTCATGCTGTGCCGGATCGGCCGCCGTATCTTCCGCTCGACGTTCCTCGGCTGCCTCGCGGGCGCGCTGATGGCCGTCGACGGACTGCACTTCGTGATGAGCCGCACGGCGCTGCTGGACCAGGTCCTGATGTTCTTCGTGCTGGCCGCGTTCGGCTGCCTGGTGATCGACCGTGACCGGGCACGCGCCCGGCTGGCCGCCGCCCTCCCCCCGGACGGCGACGGGATCGTACGCCCCAACTCCCTCATCGCCGAGACGACCCGCCTCGGCTGGCGCCCGTACCGCTGGCTGGCCGGCCTCTGCCTGGGCCTGGCGCTCGGCACCAAGTGGAACGCCCTGTACTTCATGGTGTTTCTCGGGATCATGACGGTGCTCTGGGACTACGCGGCCCGCAAGGTCGCCGGCGCCCGCCGGCCGCTGATCGCGACGATGCAGCGCGACCTGGGTCTCGCGTTCCTGTCCACGGTCCCGGTGATGATCGCCACCTACCTGGTGTCCTGGACGGGCTGGATCCTCTCCCCCGACGACGGCTCCGGCGGCTACTACCGCAACTGGGCCGCGACCGAGGGCAAGGGCGGCTGGTTCAGCTGGCTGCCGGACTGGCTGCGCAGCCTGTGGCACTACGAGCACGCGGTCTACGAGTTCCACGTCGGCCTGTCGTCCCCGCACACGTACCAGTCGAACCCGTGGAGCTGGATCGTCCTCGGCCGCCCGGTCTCGTACTTCTACGAGTCCCCGTCGCCCGGCAAGGACGGCTGCGCGGCCGACACCGCCGACAAGTGCGCCCGCGAGGTCCTGGCCATCGGCACACCGCTGCTGTGGTGGGCCGCCGCGTTCGCCGTCGTCTACGTCCTGTGGCGCTGGTTCTTCCGCCGCGACTGGCGCGCGGGCGCGATCGCCTGCGGCATCGCCGCCGGCTACCTCCCCTGGTTCCTCTACCAGGAACGCACGATCTTCTTCTTCTACGCCGTCGTCTTCCTCCCCTTCCTCTGCCTCGCGGTCACGATGATGATCGGCGCGATCCTCGGCCCACCCGGCGCCCCGGAACGCCGCCGAGTAGCGGGCGCGGCAGCCGCCGGCGTCCTGTTCCTCCTCATCACCTGGAACTTCATCTACTTCTGGCCCCTGTACACGGGTGAACCGATCCCCATCGACAACTGGCGCTCCCGGATGTGGATGGACACCTGGGTCTAG
- the rsmI gene encoding 16S rRNA (cytidine(1402)-2'-O)-methyltransferase, translating into MTGILVLAGTPIGEIADAPPRLAQELAGADVVAAEDTRRLRRLTQALGVQPGGRIVSYFEGNEAARTPELVEALVGGARVLLVTDAGMPSVSDPGYRLVAAAVEKDIRVTAVPGPSAVLTALALSGLPVDRFCFEGFPPRKAGERLARLREVAEDRRTLVYFEAPHRLDTTLAAMAEVFGAGRRAAVCRELTKTYEEVRRGPLGELAEWAADGVRGEITVVVEGAPEKGPEELDAEELVRRVRVREEAGERRKEAIAAVAVEAGVPKRVVFDAVVAAKRDVGRGA; encoded by the coding sequence GTGACTGGAATTCTTGTGCTGGCAGGTACCCCCATCGGTGAGATCGCGGACGCGCCGCCCCGGCTCGCCCAGGAGTTGGCCGGGGCGGATGTCGTCGCCGCCGAGGACACGCGGCGGCTGCGGCGGCTCACCCAGGCGCTGGGGGTGCAGCCGGGCGGGCGGATCGTCTCCTACTTCGAGGGCAACGAGGCCGCGCGTACGCCGGAGCTCGTCGAGGCGCTGGTGGGCGGCGCCCGGGTGCTGCTGGTCACGGACGCGGGGATGCCGTCGGTCTCCGACCCCGGGTACCGGCTGGTCGCCGCCGCCGTGGAGAAGGACATCCGGGTCACCGCCGTCCCCGGTCCCTCCGCCGTCCTCACCGCCCTCGCGCTGTCCGGGCTGCCCGTCGACCGGTTCTGCTTCGAGGGGTTCCCGCCGCGCAAGGCCGGGGAGCGGCTCGCCCGGCTGCGCGAGGTCGCGGAGGACCGGCGCACGCTCGTGTACTTCGAGGCACCCCACCGGTTGGACACCACGCTCGCGGCGATGGCCGAGGTGTTCGGCGCGGGGCGGCGGGCCGCGGTGTGCCGTGAGCTGACCAAGACGTACGAGGAGGTCAGGCGGGGGCCGCTCGGGGAGCTGGCCGAGTGGGCGGCGGACGGGGTGCGCGGGGAGATCACCGTGGTGGTCGAGGGAGCGCCGGAGAAGGGGCCGGAGGAGCTCGACGCGGAGGAGTTGGTGCGGCGGGTGCGGGTGCGGGAGGAGGCGGGGGAGCGGCGCAAGGAGGCGATCGCCGCGGTCGCGGTGGAGGCGGGGGTGCCGAAGCGGGTTGTTTTCGACGCGGTGGTGGCTGCGAAGCGGGATGTGGGCCGGGGCGCCTGA
- a CDS encoding TatD family hydrolase, with protein sequence MPSNDKNAAPPLPEPLRVPVADSHTHLDMQSGTVEEGLAKAASVGVTTVVQVGCDIKGSRWAAETAERYEAVHATVALHPNEAPRIVHGDPDGWSRQGARAPGGDAALDDALAEIDRLAALPQVKGVGETGLDYFRTGPEGKAAQERSFRAHIEIAKRHGKALVIHDRDAHDDVLRILKEEGAPERTVFHCYSGDAEMAAVCAAHGYFMSFAGNMTFKNAQPLRDALTVAPLELVLVETDAPFLTPAPYRGRPNAPYLIPVTVRAMAAVRGIDEEALATAIAANTARAFDY encoded by the coding sequence ATGCCCTCGAACGACAAGAACGCCGCGCCCCCGCTCCCCGAACCCCTCCGGGTGCCGGTCGCCGATTCGCACACCCATCTGGACATGCAGTCCGGCACCGTCGAGGAGGGTCTCGCGAAGGCCGCCTCCGTGGGAGTGACGACAGTCGTCCAGGTCGGCTGCGACATCAAGGGCTCGCGCTGGGCCGCCGAGACGGCCGAGCGCTACGAGGCCGTGCACGCGACCGTCGCACTGCACCCGAACGAGGCGCCGCGCATCGTCCACGGCGACCCGGACGGCTGGTCCCGCCAGGGCGCACGGGCGCCCGGCGGGGACGCGGCGCTCGACGACGCCCTCGCCGAGATCGACCGGCTGGCCGCGTTGCCGCAGGTCAAGGGTGTCGGGGAGACGGGGCTCGACTACTTCAGGACCGGACCGGAGGGCAAGGCCGCCCAGGAGCGGTCCTTCCGCGCGCACATCGAGATCGCCAAACGGCACGGCAAGGCGCTGGTCATCCACGACCGCGACGCCCACGACGACGTGTTGCGGATCCTGAAGGAGGAGGGCGCTCCCGAGCGGACCGTCTTCCACTGCTACTCCGGCGACGCGGAGATGGCGGCGGTCTGCGCCGCGCACGGCTACTTCATGTCCTTCGCCGGCAACATGACGTTCAAGAACGCCCAGCCGCTGCGCGACGCGCTCACCGTCGCGCCCCTCGAACTCGTCCTCGTGGAGACCGACGCGCCCTTCCTGACACCCGCGCCGTACCGCGGACGGCCCAACGCGCCGTATCTCATTCCGGTCACGGTTCGGGCCATGGCCGCGGTGCGGGGCATCGACGAGGAGGCGCTGGCGACGGCGATCGCGGCGAACACGGCGAGGGCGTTCGATTACTGA
- a CDS encoding ubiquitin-like domain-containing protein has product MSHAQSPQSPQSPYEAETLPYGLHPDHHPDDRPDYPDYPDYPDTYRPAYEDRLAQEAVGEREEGSGGRSGSRRAVRRRRAADRLGSLRRLVPQALVVAFLAGGTSAFVAKDKAIELTVDGRPRTLHTFADDVTELLADEGVALGAHDVVAPAPGTPLSSGDEVAVHYGRPVALTLDGQRRKVWTTAHTVDGALQQLGVRAEGAYVSTSRSRRIGRAGLELDVRTERTVTILADGRARTIRTNAATVGEAVEQAGVTLRGEDTTSVERSSFPRDGQTVTVLRVTWSEEVREVPIPFRVRRTEDPSLFRGTEVVERAGRPGVRRDTYELRTVNGVRQRTRLVRTEVVREPREQMVKAGTKAMPTSVAGADGLNWGALAACESGGRPNAVDPSGTYGGLYQFDTRTWRSLGGSGRPQDAPAAEQTMRAKKLYAQRGASPWPHCGARLRG; this is encoded by the coding sequence GTGAGCCATGCGCAGTCGCCGCAGTCGCCGCAGTCGCCCTACGAGGCCGAGACCCTGCCCTACGGGCTGCACCCGGACCACCACCCTGACGACCGCCCGGACTACCCGGACTACCCGGACTACCCGGACACCTACCGGCCCGCTTACGAGGACCGGCTCGCCCAGGAGGCCGTGGGAGAGCGGGAGGAGGGAAGCGGCGGCCGGAGCGGCTCCCGGCGGGCCGTGCGGCGTCGGCGGGCCGCCGACCGGCTCGGTTCGCTGCGGCGGCTGGTGCCGCAGGCCCTGGTGGTGGCCTTTCTCGCGGGCGGCACCTCCGCGTTCGTGGCGAAGGACAAGGCGATCGAGCTGACCGTCGACGGGCGGCCCCGCACGCTGCACACCTTCGCCGACGACGTCACCGAACTGCTCGCCGACGAAGGGGTGGCCCTCGGCGCGCACGACGTCGTCGCGCCCGCCCCCGGTACGCCGCTGAGCAGCGGGGACGAGGTCGCCGTGCACTACGGGCGTCCCGTGGCCCTCACCCTCGACGGGCAGCGGCGCAAGGTGTGGACGACCGCCCACACGGTGGACGGGGCGCTTCAGCAGCTCGGGGTGCGTGCGGAGGGCGCGTACGTGTCGACCTCGCGCTCCCGGCGGATCGGGCGGGCGGGGCTGGAGCTGGACGTCCGTACCGAGCGCACCGTCACGATCCTGGCGGACGGGCGGGCGCGGACGATCCGTACGAACGCGGCGACCGTGGGGGAGGCTGTGGAACAGGCCGGGGTCACCCTGCGCGGGGAGGACACCACCTCGGTCGAGCGGTCGAGTTTCCCCCGGGACGGGCAGACGGTGACCGTGTTGCGGGTGACCTGGTCCGAGGAGGTCCGGGAGGTGCCGATTCCGTTCCGGGTGCGCCGCACCGAGGATCCCTCGCTCTTCCGGGGCACGGAGGTCGTGGAGCGGGCCGGGCGTCCGGGGGTGCGGCGGGACACGTACGAGCTCCGGACGGTCAACGGGGTGCGGCAGCGGACGCGGCTGGTGCGGACGGAGGTGGTTCGTGAGCCGCGGGAACAGATGGTGAAGGCGGGGACGAAGGCGATGCCGACGTCCGTGGCGGGGGCGGACGGGCTGAACTGGGGCGCTCTCGCCGCGTGCGAGTCGGGAGGGCGGCCGAACGCGGTCGATCCTTCCGGGACGTACGGGGGGCTGTACCAGTTCGACACCCGGACATGGCGGAGTCTCGGAGGGAGCGGGCGGCCCCAGGACGCGCCGGCGGCGGAGCAGACGATGCGGGCGAAGAAGCTGTATGCGCAGCGGGGGGCCAGTCCTTGGCCGCATTGTGGGGCGCGGCTTCGGGGGTAG
- the rsmA gene encoding 16S rRNA (adenine(1518)-N(6)/adenine(1519)-N(6))-dimethyltransferase RsmA — protein MSSPSPDALLGPADIRELAAALGVRPTKQRGQNFVIDANTVRRIVRTADVRPEDTVVEVGPGLGSLTLALLEVADRVTAVEIDDVLAAALPATIAARMPTRAARFALVHSDAMDVTELPGPAPTALVANLPYNVAVPVLLHMLETFPTIERTLVMVQAEVADRLAAGPGSKVYGVPSVKANWYAEVKRAGAIGRNVFWPAPNVDSGLVSLVRRTEPIKTTAARRDVFAVVDAAFAQRRKTLRAALAGWAGSAAAAEAALVAAGVSPQARGESLTVEEFAAIAENRVTEGTVA, from the coding sequence GTGAGCAGCCCCTCCCCCGACGCCCTCCTCGGCCCCGCCGACATCCGCGAACTCGCCGCCGCGCTCGGTGTGCGTCCGACCAAGCAGCGCGGCCAGAACTTCGTGATCGACGCGAACACGGTTCGCCGCATCGTGCGGACCGCGGACGTCCGCCCGGAGGACACTGTCGTCGAGGTGGGCCCGGGTCTCGGCTCGCTCACCCTCGCCCTGCTGGAGGTGGCGGACCGGGTCACGGCCGTCGAGATCGACGACGTCCTCGCCGCCGCGCTGCCCGCGACGATCGCCGCCCGCATGCCCACCCGCGCCGCCCGCTTCGCCCTCGTCCACTCCGACGCGATGGACGTGACGGAACTCCCCGGCCCCGCCCCCACCGCCCTCGTCGCGAACCTCCCCTACAACGTCGCCGTCCCCGTGCTGCTGCACATGCTCGAGACCTTCCCGACCATCGAGCGCACCCTCGTGATGGTCCAGGCCGAGGTCGCCGACCGGCTGGCCGCCGGGCCGGGCTCGAAGGTCTACGGCGTGCCGTCGGTGAAGGCCAACTGGTACGCGGAGGTCAAGCGCGCCGGGGCGATCGGACGGAACGTCTTCTGGCCGGCACCGAACGTGGACAGCGGGCTCGTCTCCCTGGTCCGCCGCACGGAGCCGATCAAGACCACCGCAGCCAGGCGGGACGTGTTCGCGGTCGTCGACGCGGCTTTCGCCCAGCGGCGCAAGACCCTGCGGGCCGCTCTCGCCGGGTGGGCCGGTTCCGCGGCCGCCGCCGAGGCCGCCCTCGTCGCCGCCGGGGTCTCCCCGCAGGCCCGCGGTGAGTCCCTGACGGTG